Genomic segment of Litorilinea aerophila:
GCCGGCACGGCCCCCGTGACGTCCACCAATGGCACCGCTGCCCCCGCCAGCCCGGACCAGCCTCCCCAAGAGGCGGCCTGGACGGCTGCCCAGGATGCGTATACCCATGGCCGCTGGCAGGATGCCATTGACATCCTGCTGCGTCTCCAGGCGGAGGACCCGGCCTTCCAGCCCGAGCGGGTCCAGGAGATGCTCTTCAACGCCTACGTGAACCTGGCCGCAGAGAAGGATCAGGCTGGCCTTCTGGAGGAAGCCCTGGCCCTGGTGGACAAGGCCCTGGCCCTGCGCCCGACCGCGTCCGAACTCCGCGCTGCCCGCACCCAGGCCGCCCAATACCTGGATATGCTCAGTTACTACGGCGTGGACTGGGGCCGCACGGTCCAGATGTTAGAAGAGCTCTACCAGCGGGATCCCAGCTATCGAGATGTGGCGGAGCGACTGGTGACGGCCCGCTATGCCTACGGCGAGAGCCTGGCTGACGACGGCGCCTGGTGTCTGGCGGCGGAGGAATACACCGCGGCCATTGGGCTGGAGGTGCGGCCGGGCAGCATCGCCCGTCGGGACGAACTCCAGGCCCTGTGCGAAAATCCCCCCACCGCCGCCACCGTGGATCCTGGCGAAGGTACGGCCGCCCCCGGCCAGGCCACCCAGGCTGCAGAGACTTCCCCCGCCGCCATTGCCACCGACGCACCGGTGACGGGATCCACGTCGGCTGCGCCGGCAGGGGGAAGCCTGTCCGGTCGCCTGCTCTATTCCGCGGTGGATGCAGTGACCGGGCAGACTCACATCTATCTACAGCCCCTTGGCAGCGACGGTCCACCCACTATCCTGGTCAGCGACGGCCAGCAGCCGGCCCTCCGCCCCGACGGCCAGCGCCTGGTCTACCGCAACCTGCGAGACGACATGCGGGGCCTCACCGGCTATGACCCGGCCACGGGCCTGAGTCTCCGCTTCACCAAATTCGCCGAGGACAGCCTGCCAAGCTGGAATCGGGAGGGCAACCGCCTGGCCTTTGCCAGCAATCGGGAGGGAGATCGCCGCTGGCGGATCTACGTGATGTGGGCCGATGTGGACGCCGAGGCTACCTCCATGGGCTTCGGCGAGTCGCCCGATTGGTCGCCTGCAGGGGATCGGATTGTGTTCCGGGGCTGCGATGAGACAGGGAACCGCTGCGGGCTGTGGACCATGACAGGGACCGGGGCCGATCGCAAACCCCTGACCACGGTGCCGGCTGATACCCGGCCCGTCTGGGCGCCGGATGGCAGCTTCGTGGCCTTCATGAGCGATGGCCGGGATGGCAACTTCGACATCTATCGGGTGGATGCCAGCGGCGGCCAGGTGAC
This window contains:
- a CDS encoding PD40 domain-containing protein — encoded protein: MTQRRPNTIFPSWLLWVIGPVTVLAAAVIVLAVVLGIQAGQRQIEIQRRQQVGIALQRATDYRTEGNLEAALAEYQRVLMLDPGNAAAVAGIESLLQMAGGGQGEAGSTLAGTAPVTSTNGTAAPASPDQPPQEAAWTAAQDAYTHGRWQDAIDILLRLQAEDPAFQPERVQEMLFNAYVNLAAEKDQAGLLEEALALVDKALALRPTASELRAARTQAAQYLDMLSYYGVDWGRTVQMLEELYQRDPSYRDVAERLVTARYAYGESLADDGAWCLAAEEYTAAIGLEVRPGSIARRDELQALCENPPTAATVDPGEGTAAPGQATQAAETSPAAIATDAPVTGSTSAAPAGGSLSGRLLYSAVDAVTGQTHIYLQPLGSDGPPTILVSDGQQPALRPDGQRLVYRNLRDDMRGLTGYDPATGLSLRFTKFAEDSLPSWNREGNRLAFASNREGDRRWRIYVMWADVDAEATSMGFGESPDWSPAGDRIVFRGCDETGNRCGLWTMTGTGADRKPLTTVPADTRPVWAPDGSFVAFMSDGRDGNFDIYRVDASGGQVTRLTTEAAVDVLPAVSPDGRWVAFLSNRNGAWAIWAVPSTGGDARLLAQIEGNIDNWHEQGIQWVR